In Sebaldella sp. S0638, one genomic interval encodes:
- a CDS encoding winged helix-turn-helix domain-containing protein, with translation MTEINAVLEYLRDNPKAMNKEIADNLKIDYGNVKSYINRLKTGGYIEVQGQGITRTVTVLKEMSVREKPTSKNSYKKEIIETMIDKYMEDFKDSGTLNDRIEVGKVILRLLEKL, from the coding sequence ATGACAGAAATAAATGCAGTATTGGAATATTTACGGGATAATCCAAAAGCAATGAATAAGGAAATAGCAGATAATCTGAAAATAGATTACGGCAATGTCAAGTCATATATCAATAGATTAAAAACTGGCGGATATATAGAAGTACAGGGGCAGGGGATAACAAGAACTGTAACAGTATTAAAAGAAATGTCTGTTAGAGAGAAACCCACATCTAAAAACAGTTATAAGAAAGAAATCATAGAAACTATGATTGATAAGTATATGGAAGATTTCAAAGACAGCGGAACACTAAATGACAGAATAGAAGTCGGGAAAGTAATTTTAAGATTACTTGAAAAGTTATAG